The DNA segment GCGTGCGTCAGAAGGACTCCGATGACCTCGCGGTCGCCGACAGCGACCGCCACGGCCTTCGCGTCGTGCGCGGGGTCGATCACAACCACCTCGTCGTCGTCGCCGACGATCCACACGTTGTTGTCCACCTCCCAGGTGCCACCGTCCAGGGAGAACGTGCCGGAGGTCACGAGGTTCTCGATGCGCGGGCTCATGAGAGCCCGGCCGTGATCTCGACGTCGGAAATCTCCACGACGGAGCGCAGCACGAGCCCCTGGTGCATTCTCTCGAACGCCTCCTCGATGTCGCCGAGCCCGATGCGCTCGGAGACGAACGCGTCGAGGTCGAGGTTGCCCTGCTTGTAGTGGCTCACGAGCATCGGAAAGTCGCGCGAGGGGAGGCAGTCGCCGTACCAGGACGACTTGACGGCCCCGCCGCGGCCGAAGACGTCCAGAAGCGGCAGCTCGATCGTCATGTCGGGCGACGGCACGCCGACGAGCACCACGGTTCCGGCGAGGTCGCGCGCGTAGAACGCCTGACTGAAGGTCTCGGGCCGGCCGACGGCGTCGATGACGACATTCGCGCCGTTGCCCTCGGTGAGGGCGCGGATCGCCTCGACCGGCTCCTCGTCGCGGGAATTGACACCGTGGGTCGCGCCGAGCGAGACGGCGAGGTCGACCTTGCGCTGGTCGATGTCGACGGCGATGATCGTGGTCGCGCCGGCGAGCTTCGCGCCGACGATCGCGGCGATGCCGACCCCGCCACAGCCGATGACGGCCACGGAATCGCCGAGGCCGACGCTGCCCGTGTTGATCGCGGCGCCGATGCCGGCCATGACGCCGCATCCGAGCAGCCCCACTGCGGCGGGGTCGACATCCTCGTCCACCTTTGTGCACTGGCCTGCCGCGACAAGGGTCTTCTCGGCGAAGGCACCAATGCCGAGCGCCGGCGAGAGCTCCGTGCCGTCCTCGAGCGTCATCTTCTGGGTCG comes from the Marisediminicola antarctica genome and includes:
- a CDS encoding S-(hydroxymethyl)mycothiol dehydrogenase — translated: MVHRVQAVVVRSKNAPVSLETILVPDPGPGEALVDILTCGVCHTDLHYKQGAINDDYPFLLGHEATGVVAAVGDGVTNVVPGDRVILNWRAVCGQCRACRRGEAQYCFNTFNATQKMTLEDGTELSPALGIGAFAEKTLVAAGQCTKVDEDVDPAAVGLLGCGVMAGIGAAINTGSVGLGDSVAVIGCGGVGIAAIVGAKLAGATTIIAVDIDQRKVDLAVSLGATHGVNSRDEEPVEAIRALTEGNGANVVIDAVGRPETFSQAFYARDLAGTVVLVGVPSPDMTIELPLLDVFGRGGAVKSSWYGDCLPSRDFPMLVSHYKQGNLDLDAFVSERIGLGDIEEAFERMHQGLVLRSVVEISDVEITAGLS